A single window of Asticcacaulis sp. AND118 DNA harbors:
- a CDS encoding energy transducer TonB, producing MSVQGITSDMTDTTARAKSAAAKPPRRKARGSGTSVAIGISLAVHAAIAAYVVTTQFTLKAPEIKETDPVLVEMVPLRKSPPPRPAVTSDQPKPETPVVEPKPVIQPRETPPPVTQPLAPLNMAPVKTAQPQPPVAAPAAAKAAPAATPQPRNDFVGVDVDMALSNNPPPPYPPQAKARHEEGTVQLRLQVRADGSVGEVQVQSSSGSMRLDRAAIDAVKRWKFRAATKGGQPVDSWAVVPITFGFKRGDGGRGRDHHGDRRGRPGGHPDRPFDSEQTSGDTQ from the coding sequence CCGCAAGGCCAGGGGCAGCGGGACGTCGGTGGCCATCGGCATCTCTCTGGCCGTCCACGCTGCTATTGCCGCCTATGTCGTGACAACCCAGTTTACCCTCAAGGCGCCTGAGATCAAGGAGACCGATCCGGTGCTGGTCGAGATGGTCCCGCTGCGCAAAAGCCCGCCGCCCAGGCCCGCCGTGACGTCCGATCAGCCCAAACCTGAAACGCCTGTGGTCGAGCCCAAGCCCGTGATCCAGCCGCGCGAAACGCCGCCGCCGGTCACTCAGCCGCTCGCGCCGCTCAACATGGCGCCGGTCAAAACGGCTCAGCCGCAACCCCCGGTGGCTGCCCCTGCCGCCGCCAAGGCCGCACCCGCCGCGACGCCTCAGCCGCGCAACGACTTTGTCGGCGTCGATGTCGACATGGCGCTCAGCAACAATCCGCCGCCGCCTTACCCGCCGCAGGCCAAGGCCCGTCACGAAGAAGGCACAGTGCAACTGCGTCTTCAGGTGCGCGCCGACGGCAGCGTCGGCGAGGTGCAGGTGCAGTCGTCCAGCGGTTCGATGCGCCTTGATCGCGCCGCCATAGACGCGGTGAAACGCTGGAAGTTCCGTGCGGCGACCAAGGGCGGTCAACCGGTCGATTCCTGGGCCGTCGTGCCCATTACCTTCGGCTTCAAGCGCGGCGACGGTGGCCGCGGCCGGGACCATCATGGCGATCGCCGCGGCCGCCCAGGTGGCCACCCAGACAGACCTTTCGATTCAGAACAGACCTCCGGAGACACTCAATGA